A region of Micromonospora sp. WMMD882 DNA encodes the following proteins:
- a CDS encoding lysine 5,6-aminomutase subunit alpha has product MTGKLDLDPVLVARARELARRAGQPVVELARSHTTVSVERAVLRLAGVTGADPDGIPWVNRLVDAVVADVGLGHGVAAPVFDALAREEIVDVTLLAQKAAAGSVRFVAPSGRAATAARRAARRAVGAGIRRVDRRRVERERLVRRYGDPARRPWVYLIVATGDIHEDIPQAQAAARAGADVIAVIRSTGQSLLDYVPEGATREGFAGTYATQENFRLMRAALDVSSREVGRYVRLTNYASGLCMPEMATLAGLERLDMMLNDSMYGILFRDINPIRTFVDQRFSRQVHARAGIIINTGEDNYLTTADAVDEAHTVTVSQLLNEFFAHEAGLADWQLGLGHAFEINPDVPESFRLELAHALLARELFPDAPLKWMPPTKHMTGDVFRGNLLDGFFNLVGAMTGQGILLVGMMTEAVVTPWLSDRDIALQNVRYVLGAAGGLHEDFVPAPGGFIQRRAHEVLAEAVRLLERIGERSLLTAIAEGTFGIMRRPADRGRGLDGVARHDEDYFNPATEILERPARAGAAVSA; this is encoded by the coding sequence GCGGACCCGGACGGGATTCCGTGGGTGAACCGGCTGGTGGACGCGGTGGTGGCGGACGTCGGCCTGGGGCACGGGGTGGCGGCGCCGGTGTTCGACGCGTTGGCCCGGGAGGAGATCGTCGACGTGACGTTGCTGGCGCAGAAGGCCGCCGCCGGGTCGGTGCGGTTCGTCGCGCCGTCGGGGCGGGCGGCCACGGCGGCGCGGCGGGCGGCGCGGCGGGCGGTGGGAGCGGGGATCCGGCGGGTGGACCGGCGGCGGGTCGAGCGGGAGCGGCTGGTGCGGCGGTACGGGGATCCGGCGCGGCGGCCGTGGGTGTACCTGATCGTGGCGACGGGGGACATCCACGAGGACATTCCGCAGGCGCAGGCGGCGGCGCGGGCGGGGGCGGACGTGATCGCGGTGATCCGGTCGACGGGGCAGTCGTTGCTGGACTACGTGCCGGAGGGCGCGACCCGGGAGGGTTTCGCCGGGACGTACGCGACGCAGGAGAACTTCCGGTTGATGCGGGCGGCGTTGGACGTCTCGTCGCGGGAGGTGGGCCGGTACGTGCGGTTGACGAACTACGCGTCGGGGTTGTGCATGCCGGAGATGGCGACGCTCGCGGGTCTGGAGCGGTTGGACATGATGCTCAACGACTCGATGTACGGGATCCTGTTCCGGGACATCAATCCGATCCGGACGTTCGTGGACCAGCGGTTCTCCCGGCAGGTGCACGCGCGGGCGGGGATCATCATCAACACCGGTGAGGACAACTACCTGACCACGGCGGACGCGGTGGACGAGGCGCACACGGTGACGGTGTCGCAGTTGTTGAACGAGTTCTTCGCGCACGAGGCGGGGCTGGCGGACTGGCAGTTGGGGTTGGGGCACGCGTTCGAGATCAACCCGGACGTGCCGGAGTCGTTCCGGCTGGAGTTGGCGCACGCGTTGTTGGCGCGGGAGTTGTTCCCGGACGCGCCGTTGAAGTGGATGCCGCCGACGAAGCACATGACCGGTGACGTGTTCCGGGGGAACCTGCTGGACGGGTTCTTCAACCTGGTGGGCGCGATGACGGGGCAGGGCATCCTGCTGGTGGGGATGATGACCGAGGCGGTGGTGACGCCGTGGTTGTCGGACCGGGACATCGCCCTGCAGAACGTGCGGTACGTGTTGGGCGCGGCCGGCGGGTTGCACGAGGATTTCGTGCCGGCGCCGGGCGGGTTCATCCAGCGGCGGGCGCACGAGGTGCTCGCCGAGGCGGTGCGGTTGTTGGAGCGGATCGGGGAGCGGTCGTTGTTGACGGCGATCGCCGAGGGCACGTTCGGGATCATGCGGCGGCCGGCGGACCGGGGGCGGGGCCTGGACGGGGTGGCGCGGCACGACGAGGACTACTTCAATCCGGCCACCGAGATCCTGGAGCGGCCGGCGCGGGCCGGCGCGGCGGTGTCGGCGTGA